The window TAAAGAAATAAAAGAAAAGAGAGGTAAAGGACTTGCCAGCATAGATGAAAGTAAAGTTATTAGAAAATCGCATAAAAACCCAATGATAGTAAGACTTTATGAGGAATATCTTGGTGAACCACTTAGTGGAGATTCACACCACTTACTTCACACTAAGTATAGAAGAAGAGATAGAAACTAAAAAAAATAATTTAGAATGATTTTTTAAACGGCAGTTATCTCACTTTGAGAAGCTGCCGTTTTTGTGCTTTGGAGAGAATATGATATAATACAGATAGTTAGCAGAGAGGTGAAATTAATGAAAGAAATTTCTTTACATATTTTAGATATTGTGCAGAATTCAATTGCTGCAAAAGCTGAGCAGGTAGAAATAATTGTAGCAGAAAAGATTAAGAAAAATTTACTTAAAATAGAGATTAAAGACGATGGGACCGGGATGGATAAAAAAGAACAAAAAGAAGTTCTCGATCCTTTTGTAACAAGTAGAACTACCAGAGAAGTTGGGCTGGGTCTTCCTTTTTTAAAACGAGCAGCAGAAAATTGTAATGGAGAATTGATATTAGATTCTCAAAAAGGTGAAGGGACAAGTTTGAAAGTTATATTTGAATATGATCATATTGATCGAGCTCCCCTTGGGGATATAATTGGGACAATTGTTTCATTAATTATAACTAATCCCCAACTTGATTTTATATATAAACATATATACAATAATAAAGAATTTGAATTAAATACTACGGAAATAAAAAAAGAAATTGGTGATATTAAAATAAACCACCCGGAGATTGTCAATTGGATAAATAATTATATAGAAGATAATTTAAATGAATTGAGACAATAGAGGTGTTAAGTTATGAAAAGAGATAAATTTTATATGTCCAATAGTGAAAATGATACTATTAAATTTGCTAAAATTGTAGGTAAAAAAGTTGAAGTCGGCCAAATAATTTTATTAAAAGGTGATTTAGGTAGTGGAAAAACAAGATTTGTTAAGGGGCTGGCTGAAGCTTTAAATATAGAAAAGGAAGTGAGTAGTCCCACCTATAATTTAATTAATGAATATCCTGGCAAAATTCCACTTTTTCACATGGATTTATATAGACTTGATAAAGAAGAAGATTTATTAAATATTGGATTTGAAGAATATCTTTATAGAGAAGGAATTATTGTTATAGAGTGGCCTGGATTAGCTTTTGATTTATTACCAGAAGATTTTTTGCTTATAAATTTTGAAATAATTTCTGAACAAAAAAGAAAGTTAAAATTTAAAACCATAGGTAAAAAATCAAAAAAATTAATGAAAGGATTGGCCGAATATGTTAATATTAGGGATTGATTCAAGTACAGAAATGGCAGGAATTTCACTTTTGGATAATGATAAAATCATTGCAGAGATTAATTTAGCTTTATATAGAAGACATAGTGAAAGGCTTTTACCTAACATTGCTCATTTATTTCAAGAATCAGATTATAATATAAGAGAAATTGATGGTATTGCAGTAACAATTGGCCCTGGATCTTTTACTGGTCTTAGAATAGCTTTAAGTACTGTTAAAGGTTTTGCTCAGGCTTTAAAAATTCCTGTTGTAGGAATATCTACCCTTGAAGTTTTGGCGTATAATTATAAAAATGTTATAGGATTGTTAGTACCTATGATAGATGCCAGAAGAGAAAGAGTTTATACTGCACTTTTTGATAATTATGAAAAAGAGGAAGATTTTAATAAAAAAAGAAGCTGGAATGATACTACATTATCTTTAGAAGAATTAATGGCAGAAATAAAGCTTATAGATTCAATTGATGAAAAGAAAGTATGTTTTATAGGTAATGGTGTAAATAGTTATAGAGATATAATTAAAGAAACAGATATTAACTATGAATTTGTTTCTCCTTCCTTTAATAATCCTCGAGGAGCCCTTGTAGCTGAATTAGGGAAAAATTATTTTGAGGCCGGTATTTCTCATCGAGTAGAAGAATTAAAACCAAATTATCTTAAAAAACCTCAGGCTGAAATTAATTTCAAGAAAATTGAAAGTGAATAATATGGAAATATTAATAGATTTAATGGAAAAAGAAGATATAAATGAGGTTATGAGAATAGAAAAAGATGTTTTTAATGATCCCTGGTCCAAAAATGCTTTTATAAGTGAATTAGAAAAAAATCCTCATGCTATTTATTTTACAGCTAGAAGAGGCAGAGAGATTTTAGGATATATTGGTTTTTGGATTTTAAAAGATTATATTCATATTACAAATCTGGCAGTTGCTAAAAAACATCAAAAAAAGGGGATTGCTTCTTTACTATTAGAAAATGTAGAAAATACAGCAGGAATGTCTAGAAAATATAACTTATATTTAGAAGTTAGGGAAAGTAATACAAAAGCAATTGATTTTTATAAAAAAAGAAATTTTAAAATTGTAGATTCTAAGAAAAATTACTATGAAAATAATAATGAAGATGCTTTAATAATGTGGAAGGTGATAAATAATGGATAATGATATATATATATTGGCCTTAGAAACTTCCTGTGATGAAACAGCGGCAGCAGTAACTAAAAATGGCCTTAATGTTTTATCAAATATTGTAGCTTCCCAGGTTGACTGGCATCGCAAATTTGGGGGGGTAGTCCCTGAAATCGCTTCTAGAAAACATTTAGAATTTATAAATCCGGTAATTGAAAAAGCTTTGGAAGAAGCAGAAGTTGATTTAGAAAAAATAGATGCTATAGCAGCTACTCATGGCCCGGGTTTAGTTGGAGGGCTATTGGTAGGGCTTTCTACTGCTAAAGCTCTTGCTTATGCCCTTAATAAACCTTTTATAGGTGTAAATCATATAGCAGGCCATATTTATGCAAATTTTATTTCCAATCCTGATATTGAAACTCCCATTATCTGCTTAACAATTTCTGGAGGCCATACTGATCTTCTTTATTTTGAAGATTTAGGAGGATATGAAATTTTAGGTAGAACTAGAGATGATGCAGCAGGAGAAGCTTTTGACAAAATAGCTCGTTTTCTTGATTTAGGTTATCCTGGAGGTCCTGTTATTGAAAAAAAAGCTAAAGAAGGTGATCCAGAGGCAATTGATTTTCCTCGTTCTTTTAATAATGATGATATTTATGATTTTAGTTTTAGTGGATTAAAAACAGCAGTTATTAATTA is drawn from Halanaerobiales bacterium and contains these coding sequences:
- a CDS encoding iron hydrogenase small subunit, which encodes KEIKEKRGKGLASIDESKVIRKSHKNPMIVRLYEEYLGEPLSGDSHHLLHTKYRRRDRN
- a CDS encoding ATP-binding protein, encoding MKEISLHILDIVQNSIAAKAEQVEIIVAEKIKKNLLKIEIKDDGTGMDKKEQKEVLDPFVTSRTTREVGLGLPFLKRAAENCNGELILDSQKGEGTSLKVIFEYDHIDRAPLGDIIGTIVSLIITNPQLDFIYKHIYNNKEFELNTTEIKKEIGDIKINHPEIVNWINNYIEDNLNELRQ
- the tsaE gene encoding tRNA (adenosine(37)-N6)-threonylcarbamoyltransferase complex ATPase subunit type 1 TsaE yields the protein MKRDKFYMSNSENDTIKFAKIVGKKVEVGQIILLKGDLGSGKTRFVKGLAEALNIEKEVSSPTYNLINEYPGKIPLFHMDLYRLDKEEDLLNIGFEEYLYREGIIVIEWPGLAFDLLPEDFLLINFEIISEQKRKLKFKTIGKKSKKLMKGLAEYVNIRD
- the tsaB gene encoding tRNA (adenosine(37)-N6)-threonylcarbamoyltransferase complex dimerization subunit type 1 TsaB — protein: MLILGIDSSTEMAGISLLDNDKIIAEINLALYRRHSERLLPNIAHLFQESDYNIREIDGIAVTIGPGSFTGLRIALSTVKGFAQALKIPVVGISTLEVLAYNYKNVIGLLVPMIDARRERVYTALFDNYEKEEDFNKKRSWNDTTLSLEELMAEIKLIDSIDEKKVCFIGNGVNSYRDIIKETDINYEFVSPSFNNPRGALVAELGKNYFEAGISHRVEELKPNYLKKPQAEINFKKIESE
- the rimI gene encoding ribosomal protein S18-alanine N-acetyltransferase translates to MEILIDLMEKEDINEVMRIEKDVFNDPWSKNAFISELEKNPHAIYFTARRGREILGYIGFWILKDYIHITNLAVAKKHQKKGIASLLLENVENTAGMSRKYNLYLEVRESNTKAIDFYKKRNFKIVDSKKNYYENNNEDALIMWKVINNG
- the tsaD gene encoding tRNA (adenosine(37)-N6)-threonylcarbamoyltransferase complex transferase subunit TsaD codes for the protein MDNDIYILALETSCDETAAAVTKNGLNVLSNIVASQVDWHRKFGGVVPEIASRKHLEFINPVIEKALEEAEVDLEKIDAIAATHGPGLVGGLLVGLSTAKALAYALNKPFIGVNHIAGHIYANFISNPDIETPIICLTISGGHTDLLYFEDLGGYEILGRTRDDAAGEAFDKIARFLDLGYPGGPVIEKKAKEGDPEAIDFPRSFNNDDIYDFSFSGLKTAVINYVHNEKQRGNKLNIADIAASFQQAVIDSLIQRVIKALKNYEVGSVVISGGVAANQELRKQLRKVVNKKGLKLYYPELKLCTDNAAMIGAVAYYQYQKNDFSDLSLNADPNLSL